In Desulfitobacterium chlororespirans DSM 11544, one DNA window encodes the following:
- a CDS encoding ABC transporter ATP-binding protein — MLKKLAGSIRQYKKATLLTPFFVALEVTMEVIIPLLMAQLIDYGIDAGNMNYVVKMGGALLLAALISLAFGLLAGRTAAVASAGFAQNLRKDMFYKVQSFSFSNIDKFSTASIVTRLTTDVTNVQNSFQMLTRMAIRSPIMLFFALFVSFSIDQKLSLIFLGSIPILGVGLWLIMSNVHPIFARVFRTYDKLNNVVQENLRGMRVVKSFVREDFETRKFMDISKSIYKDFSKAERLLVFNMPLMQFCMYACILFVSWFGARAIVASGGDPVTGLSTGELLSLITYATQILMSLMMLSMVFVMLTISRASATRIVELLEEESNLQNRDHPVSQVRNGDISFENVSFSYSKDADKPVLDRINLDIRAGETLGILGGTGSSKSTLVQLIPRLYDVTEGKVKVGGVDVRDYDLETLRNQVAMVLQKNVLFSGTIKENLRWGNEQATEEEMVQACKLAHAHDFIAGFPNQYNTLIEQGGVNLSGGQKQRLCIARALLKSPQILILDDSTSAVDMETDAQIRKALAEHLPDTTKLIIAQRVSSVQDADRIIVMDDGKIMAVGSHEELLQTSEIYREVYESQAKGGDEG; from the coding sequence ATGCTTAAAAAACTGGCTGGAAGTATCCGGCAGTACAAAAAAGCCACTCTATTGACGCCGTTTTTCGTGGCTTTGGAAGTGACTATGGAAGTGATCATTCCTTTATTGATGGCCCAGCTGATCGACTATGGCATTGATGCGGGCAATATGAATTATGTGGTTAAAATGGGGGGTGCTCTTCTACTCGCCGCCTTGATCAGCCTGGCTTTCGGACTGTTGGCGGGGAGGACTGCCGCCGTTGCCTCGGCAGGCTTTGCCCAGAATCTGCGTAAAGACATGTTTTATAAAGTCCAGAGTTTTTCATTCTCCAATATCGACAAGTTCTCCACAGCAAGCATTGTGACCCGGCTGACCACAGATGTTACCAATGTGCAGAACTCCTTTCAAATGCTGACCCGTATGGCTATACGCAGTCCGATCATGCTTTTCTTTGCCCTCTTTGTCTCCTTTAGTATCGATCAGAAGCTGTCCCTTATTTTCCTGGGGAGCATCCCTATTCTCGGCGTGGGTCTATGGCTGATTATGAGCAATGTTCATCCCATCTTCGCCAGGGTCTTCCGCACCTATGATAAGCTCAATAATGTCGTTCAGGAAAATCTCCGGGGCATGCGCGTGGTCAAGTCTTTTGTCCGCGAAGACTTTGAAACCCGAAAATTTATGGATATTTCCAAATCCATTTACAAGGACTTTAGCAAAGCTGAGCGGTTGTTGGTCTTTAATATGCCGCTGATGCAATTTTGCATGTACGCCTGTATCCTTTTCGTATCATGGTTTGGAGCCCGGGCCATTGTGGCTTCCGGCGGTGATCCTGTGACCGGGCTTTCTACTGGAGAGCTTTTGAGTTTGATTACCTATGCCACTCAGATTCTCATGAGTCTGATGATGCTTTCCATGGTCTTTGTGATGCTGACCATCTCCCGGGCTTCTGCCACGAGAATCGTGGAACTCCTGGAGGAAGAGAGCAATCTGCAAAACAGGGACCATCCGGTCAGCCAGGTCCGCAATGGCGATATCTCCTTTGAAAATGTCAGCTTCAGCTATAGCAAGGATGCGGATAAACCGGTCCTGGACAGGATCAATCTGGACATTCGAGCCGGTGAGACTCTTGGCATTCTGGGGGGAACAGGATCTTCTAAGTCTACTTTAGTCCAATTGATTCCCCGTTTGTATGATGTGACTGAGGGCAAGGTCAAAGTGGGCGGTGTTGATGTCCGGGATTATGACCTGGAAACGCTGCGCAACCAAGTGGCCATGGTGCTGCAGAAGAATGTGCTCTTCTCAGGAACGATTAAAGAGAATCTGCGCTGGGGGAATGAGCAGGCTACTGAGGAAGAGATGGTTCAGGCCTGCAAGCTGGCTCATGCCCATGACTTCATCGCCGGGTTCCCGAACCAATATAATACCCTGATCGAACAGGGAGGGGTCAATCTCTCTGGAGGGCAGAAGCAGCGGCTCTGTATCGCCCGGGCTTTGCTGAAAAGCCCGCAAATTCTGATTCTTGATGATTCGACAAGTGCCGTGGATATGGAGACGGACGCCCAGATCCGCAAGGCACTGGCTGAGCATCTGCCGGATACGACCAAGCTGATCATCGCTCAGCGGGTTTCATCGGTCCAGGATGCCGATAGAATCATCGTCATGGACGATGGGAAAATAATGGCTGTGGGTTCCCATGAGGAATTGCTGCAGACCAGTGAGATTTACAGAGAAGTCTACGAGTCACAAGCGAAAGGAGGGGATGAAGGATGA
- a CDS encoding anti-sigma factor family protein, whose protein sequence is MSCSLEQSTIQAYLDGELSREERKEMALHLRSCPGCREELEKMKRLDEWLKTALTESLKLNTESEVSPDTQAAWEKLQARLAAAPGPNSLDNALETSALPNQNTELSPDLSKGLLKKGRWSTMKISPKRWIAGGVAAAVLASALFIPQVRVVASDMLGLLRIDKLQTVKLTPEDIEQIKANMSALHNGEIDLKGMGHMSVAGQPEPAVFTSTEAAHQAGVTVPELTGYTMLRAGKQEPFSANMQIDVAQFEAFAQQLGTSVALDPKLNKETIFISFGQSSFIEYSSESNPQARLHYAVSASPQLKVPEGIDVDQVRGALLMTPLLPENVRQQLANIQDWESTLPIPYVEGQDYSEDVKVQGNPGVFVAYAGGEHAVLIWQKDGLMHMLGSQGTEAQSNKELRNSLLAIASQI, encoded by the coding sequence ATGTCCTGCAGCCTTGAACAATCAACTATTCAAGCTTACCTTGACGGGGAATTGTCAAGAGAGGAAAGAAAAGAGATGGCTCTACATCTACGGAGCTGCCCCGGTTGTCGGGAAGAGCTGGAAAAGATGAAAAGACTGGATGAATGGCTTAAGACAGCTTTGACGGAAAGCTTGAAATTAAACACCGAAAGCGAGGTATCTCCCGATACCCAGGCCGCTTGGGAGAAATTACAAGCCCGGTTGGCTGCAGCCCCCGGTCCAAATTCCCTTGACAACGCCCTGGAAACCTCGGCATTACCCAACCAAAATACAGAACTATCCCCAGACCTGTCAAAGGGTCTCTTGAAGAAAGGAAGATGGTCAACGATGAAAATCAGTCCCAAACGCTGGATAGCCGGAGGAGTAGCGGCTGCGGTCCTGGCTTCCGCTCTGTTCATACCCCAGGTGAGAGTTGTCGCCAGCGATATGCTGGGTTTATTGCGCATTGACAAACTGCAAACTGTTAAACTTACTCCGGAAGATATTGAACAGATTAAAGCCAATATGAGCGCCCTCCACAACGGGGAGATCGATCTTAAAGGCATGGGCCATATGTCTGTGGCCGGCCAGCCTGAACCGGCAGTCTTTACCTCAACTGAAGCAGCCCACCAAGCCGGTGTAACGGTTCCTGAACTAACAGGTTATACCATGCTTCGAGCCGGGAAGCAGGAGCCTTTTTCTGCCAATATGCAAATTGATGTAGCCCAGTTTGAAGCCTTTGCCCAGCAATTAGGCACTTCCGTAGCCTTGGATCCCAAGCTGAATAAGGAAACCATTTTTATCTCCTTTGGTCAAAGCAGTTTTATTGAGTATAGCTCGGAGAGCAACCCACAGGCTCGTTTGCATTATGCTGTATCCGCCTCACCCCAGCTCAAAGTTCCCGAGGGGATTGATGTAGATCAGGTAAGAGGTGCTCTCTTAATGACTCCTCTCCTTCCCGAAAATGTCCGTCAGCAGTTAGCCAATATCCAGGATTGGGAGTCCACCCTTCCCATTCCTTATGTCGAAGGCCAGGACTATTCCGAGGATGTTAAAGTCCAGGGGAACCCCGGAGTATTTGTCGCTTATGCCGGCGGGGAGCATGCCGTACTGATTTGGCAAAAGGATGGTTTAATGCACATGCTGGGCTCTCAGGGAACGGAAGCCCAAAGCAATAAGGAACTGAGAAACAGCTTGCTTGCTATAGCAAGCCAAATTTAA
- a CDS encoding chlorophenol reductase — protein MKKTLGIILSISLAFSVLALPIFAAVDTTTSATVEATTPAAPATPAKPAATAPAATPSVDTSKMAAGTYYTVVSGDFFWQIAAKHGLTIDALAKLNPQIKNVNLIFPGQKILVKAEEAAASTSTAAVAPVAKKLYQGIGMAANYRDNTARQKDHDNLNVTTVAALFDDAGKIVKLQFDVVEILPDMFPGWMDPEAADKSLYKDAQAKGFNWETKKEEGDAYGMKASAVSGKEWWEQMNFYEEYFKGKTVAEVQDWFVKYCDANGRPYKMAYPDKLTDADKAKVATFTEAEKKMLVDVTTGATMSLQDPHSRFIDALVKAYEVRKEVK, from the coding sequence ATGAAAAAAACCCTGGGTATTATTCTATCAATTTCACTCGCTTTTTCCGTACTGGCACTCCCGATTTTTGCTGCAGTTGATACCACAACGTCAGCAACAGTGGAGGCGACAACACCAGCTGCACCTGCGACACCGGCAAAACCAGCAGCAACGGCCCCAGCAGCAACCCCTAGTGTTGATACTTCTAAAATGGCAGCAGGAACTTACTACACAGTAGTAAGCGGTGATTTTTTCTGGCAAATTGCAGCAAAACATGGACTGACAATTGATGCATTAGCAAAATTAAATCCACAGATTAAGAATGTTAACCTGATTTTCCCCGGTCAAAAAATTCTTGTTAAAGCTGAAGAAGCTGCTGCTTCTACTTCTACTGCTGCCGTTGCCCCAGTAGCCAAGAAACTTTACCAAGGAATTGGTATGGCAGCCAACTATCGTGATAACACCGCCAGACAAAAAGATCATGACAATTTAAACGTTACTACAGTAGCCGCACTTTTTGATGATGCCGGCAAGATTGTAAAATTACAGTTTGATGTTGTGGAAATCCTTCCTGATATGTTCCCAGGTTGGATGGATCCTGAAGCTGCAGACAAATCGCTCTACAAAGATGCTCAAGCCAAAGGCTTTAACTGGGAAACCAAGAAAGAAGAAGGCGATGCTTATGGCATGAAAGCCAGTGCTGTTTCCGGTAAAGAATGGTGGGAGCAAATGAACTTCTATGAAGAGTACTTCAAAGGAAAGACTGTCGCTGAAGTTCAGGATTGGTTTGTTAAGTATTGCGATGCCAACGGAAGACCTTACAAAATGGCTTATCCTGATAAGTTAACTGACGCTGATAAAGCTAAAGTTGCAACCTTCACAGAAGCTGAAAAGAAAATGTTGGTAGACGTTACTACCGGTGCTACTATGTCACTCCAAGATCCACATTCCCGCTTCATAGATGCTTTGGTAAAAGCTTATGAAGTCAGAAAAGAAGTTAAATAA
- a CDS encoding TetR/AcrR family transcriptional regulator — MDGFEKRRSDKKKAIMQTALELFDHYGFDKVTMTEIAEKAHVSKVSIYNFFESKDNLRRIIIMNMLDESIAKIKELIEKEGDFFAKIEQYIQIRTWYYGQYSLRFFFEAVESDPELRNYFDHYNTANKELFIKFIAAGKRSAVFAQDVSDTAIGIYLDMIQSYFLHNKEIRNQLEHNPELVRQLNVLFLDGLIQQKNRKKV; from the coding sequence TTGGATGGATTTGAAAAGAGAAGAAGTGATAAGAAAAAAGCCATCATGCAGACGGCTTTGGAATTATTCGATCACTATGGATTTGATAAGGTCACGATGACGGAAATCGCCGAGAAAGCCCATGTTTCCAAAGTCTCTATTTATAACTTTTTTGAGAGCAAGGATAATCTGCGGCGTATCATCATCATGAATATGCTGGATGAAAGCATTGCCAAAATAAAAGAGCTCATTGAAAAAGAGGGGGATTTCTTCGCTAAAATCGAGCAGTATATCCAGATCCGCACCTGGTATTATGGCCAATACAGTTTGCGGTTCTTTTTTGAAGCCGTTGAGAGTGATCCGGAGCTTCGGAATTATTTTGACCATTACAATACCGCGAATAAAGAGCTGTTTATTAAATTCATAGCAGCCGGTAAGCGCTCCGCAGTTTTCGCGCAGGATGTTTCCGATACGGCAATAGGCATTTATCTTGATATGATTCAGTCCTATTTTTTGCATAATAAAGAAATCCGCAATCAGCTTGAGCACAATCCGGAATTGGTCCGACAGCTTAATGTGCTTTTCCTTGATGGATTAATTCAGCAGAAAAATAGAAAAAAAGTATGA
- a CDS encoding ABC transporter ATP-binding protein translates to MIGKPPARFSPQTAKRLLSYLRDYKVQTFFVMVAILISALVGVLSSVFLKILIDDYIAPLLLEAVPNYAGLLRIMMVMAGIYLIGVLATLMYNWIMVSISQGILKKIRDEMFSHMQKLPVKYFDSHTHGDVMSHYTNDTDTLRQMISQGIPQTFSSFITIVAVFFAMLYLSVWLTVFVVLCIFLILKVIGSIAGKSGNYFIQQQQSLGALNGYIEEMINGQRVVKVFNYEEKSKEAFNRKNKELCAHATAANSYVNIIMPMMSNFGYLLYVALAIVGGLLAIGGVTNLTITGTNVLTLGTIASFLQLSRSFIMPIAQVSQQLNAIIMALAGAERIFKLLDEKPEKDEGQVTLVHVKQEKGRMVETRSHTDGWAWKVPQEDGRVDYRELKGEVRFFDVDFGYEENKVVLHNITLYAEPGQKVAFVGATGAGKTTITNLINRFYDLADGKIRYDDININKIKKEDLRRSLGIVLQDVNLFTGTVMENIRYGRLEASDEECIAAAKLANADGFIRMLPQGYQTVLSGDGSGLSQGQRQLISIARAAVADPPVMILDEATSSIDTRTETIVQRGMDSLMEGRTVFVIAHRLSTVKNSDVIMVLEEGRVIERGSHEKLIAEKGRYYQLYTGAFELE, encoded by the coding sequence ATGATAGGGAAACCGCCTGCCAGATTCAGCCCCCAGACTGCAAAACGGCTTTTGTCTTATTTGCGGGATTACAAGGTGCAAACCTTCTTTGTTATGGTCGCTATTCTGATCAGTGCCCTGGTCGGAGTGCTGTCTTCCGTATTCCTGAAAATCCTGATCGATGATTATATTGCCCCTCTTCTTCTGGAGGCTGTTCCCAACTATGCCGGATTGCTGCGGATCATGATGGTGATGGCCGGGATTTACCTGATTGGAGTTCTGGCCACTTTAATGTATAACTGGATTATGGTGTCGATCTCTCAAGGCATCTTAAAGAAAATCCGGGATGAGATGTTTTCCCACATGCAGAAGCTGCCGGTTAAATACTTTGATTCCCACACTCATGGGGATGTGATGAGCCATTACACCAATGATACGGATACTTTAAGACAGATGATCTCCCAGGGTATCCCTCAGACCTTTTCTTCCTTCATTACGATTGTGGCGGTTTTCTTTGCCATGCTTTATCTCAGTGTCTGGCTGACCGTGTTTGTGGTCTTGTGTATTTTCCTGATCCTAAAGGTTATTGGCAGCATCGCCGGCAAGAGCGGTAACTATTTTATTCAGCAGCAGCAATCCTTGGGAGCTCTCAATGGTTATATCGAGGAGATGATCAATGGCCAGCGGGTGGTCAAGGTCTTCAACTATGAGGAAAAAAGCAAAGAGGCCTTTAACCGCAAAAATAAAGAGCTTTGTGCCCATGCCACCGCTGCCAATTCCTATGTCAATATCATCATGCCTATGATGAGCAATTTTGGCTATCTCCTTTATGTAGCATTGGCCATTGTGGGCGGTCTCCTGGCGATTGGAGGAGTCACCAATCTGACCATCACCGGGACCAATGTGCTCACCTTAGGAACCATTGCCTCTTTTCTGCAATTGTCACGCAGCTTCATTATGCCTATTGCGCAGGTGTCCCAGCAGTTGAATGCCATTATCATGGCTTTGGCAGGGGCGGAACGGATCTTCAAACTCCTGGATGAAAAGCCGGAGAAAGATGAGGGGCAAGTGACTTTGGTCCATGTCAAGCAAGAAAAGGGCCGCATGGTTGAAACCAGATCGCATACCGATGGGTGGGCCTGGAAAGTTCCTCAGGAAGATGGCAGGGTGGACTATCGGGAGCTTAAGGGAGAAGTCCGCTTCTTCGATGTGGACTTTGGCTACGAGGAGAACAAGGTGGTTCTGCACAATATTACCTTGTATGCCGAACCTGGGCAAAAGGTGGCCTTCGTAGGGGCTACGGGAGCGGGCAAGACCACTATTACCAATCTCATCAACCGTTTCTATGATCTGGCCGACGGCAAGATCCGCTATGACGATATCAACATCAATAAAATCAAAAAGGAGGACTTGCGCCGCTCCTTAGGTATCGTGCTCCAGGATGTCAATCTGTTTACAGGCACAGTGATGGAAAATATCCGCTATGGCCGCCTGGAGGCCAGTGATGAGGAATGCATTGCCGCAGCTAAGCTGGCCAATGCCGACGGTTTTATCCGCATGCTGCCCCAAGGTTATCAGACGGTTCTTTCCGGGGACGGCAGCGGCTTATCCCAGGGTCAGCGGCAGCTTATCTCCATTGCCCGTGCCGCGGTAGCGGATCCGCCGGTGATGATTCTCGATGAAGCCACTTCCTCCATCGATACCCGTACCGAAACCATCGTCCAGCGGGGGATGGACTCTTTAATGGAAGGGAGAACGGTCTTTGTCATTGCCCACAGGCTTTCTACCGTCAAGAACTCCGATGTGATCATGGTACTTGAGGAGGGGAGAGTCATTGAACGAGGCAGCCATGAGAAGCTGATTGCGGAAAAAGGAAGGTATTATCAGCTTTATACGGGAGCTTTTGAACTGGAGTAG
- the sigX gene encoding RNA polymerase sigma factor SigX yields the protein MKEDPIVTAERTAEQSPDSSDFGAVFQYYYPMVIQTIEKIVQERSTAEDLAQDVFWRLYHTPWQDIENLKAYLIQSGINAAYNHLRTNKRQHSLWERLTRQTFSDEPSAETQWLRAEEIQRVREVLTDLPERERSLLLLRFAGLSYKEISEAMPMEFASVGKSLVRAKERFRKRYLKRGEY from the coding sequence ATGAAAGAAGATCCTATAGTTACTGCGGAACGGACGGCAGAACAGTCTCCTGATAGTTCTGATTTTGGCGCTGTATTTCAATACTACTACCCTATGGTGATTCAGACTATCGAGAAGATCGTTCAGGAGAGAAGTACCGCTGAAGATTTAGCCCAGGATGTCTTTTGGCGTTTATATCATACACCCTGGCAAGACATCGAGAATCTCAAGGCCTACTTAATCCAATCCGGGATCAATGCCGCCTACAATCATTTGCGTACCAACAAACGACAGCATAGTCTCTGGGAAAGGCTCACCCGCCAGACTTTTTCTGATGAACCCTCAGCAGAGACACAATGGCTCAGAGCCGAGGAGATTCAAAGAGTCAGAGAAGTATTGACAGATCTGCCTGAGCGGGAGCGGTCTCTGCTCTTGCTTCGCTTTGCAGGGTTAAGCTACAAAGAAATCAGCGAGGCGATGCCCATGGAATTTGCTTCCGTGGGAAAATCCTTGGTACGGGCCAAGGAGCGTTTCCGCAAACGTTACCTGAAAAGGGGGGAATATTAA
- a CDS encoding ABC transporter ATP-binding protein — translation MSEFVIQTWNLTKHYDGKAGCSDVSLQVPPGVVYGFIGPNGAGKSTFVRTLLGLIHPTSGRAEILGHPLKNVKARAKVGYLPELFRYPDWLTGVQLLELHADLAGVPPTERRQRIQNLVERVGLSGREREKIRRYSKGMQQRIGLACALISDPELIFLDEPTSALDPIGRRDVRDLILALRKEGKTVFLNSHLLAEVENVCDQVAIINQGEVVAQGDWRTLCDFKSEIRLRTQGLTREILNTMNSSVQEAELLSQTQEITEWRVQLSSGEAVPELVHHLSGMGIGVYEVVSLQPHLEEVFMHWVERKEKDHAVHH, via the coding sequence ATGTCGGAATTCGTTATTCAAACCTGGAATTTAACCAAACACTATGATGGCAAAGCCGGGTGCTCGGATGTGAGCTTACAGGTCCCTCCCGGTGTCGTCTATGGTTTCATCGGACCCAATGGCGCGGGCAAGAGCACTTTTGTCAGAACTTTGCTGGGCTTAATCCACCCAACCTCAGGGCGGGCGGAAATCCTCGGCCATCCCCTCAAGAATGTTAAGGCCCGGGCGAAAGTAGGCTATCTCCCTGAGCTTTTTCGTTATCCCGATTGGCTGACAGGGGTTCAACTGCTGGAGCTCCATGCCGATTTGGCCGGAGTGCCTCCCACGGAGCGGAGACAGCGGATTCAGAACTTAGTGGAACGTGTAGGTTTATCCGGCCGTGAGCGGGAAAAAATCCGACGCTACAGCAAGGGAATGCAGCAGCGCATCGGCTTGGCTTGTGCCTTGATCTCCGATCCTGAATTGATCTTTCTTGATGAGCCTACCTCCGCCCTGGACCCCATCGGCCGCCGGGACGTGCGGGATCTCATCCTTGCCCTGCGCAAAGAAGGAAAGACAGTGTTTCTCAACAGCCATCTCCTGGCCGAAGTGGAAAATGTCTGCGACCAAGTGGCTATTATCAATCAGGGAGAAGTGGTCGCCCAAGGAGACTGGCGGACCCTTTGTGACTTTAAATCGGAAATCAGACTGCGGACTCAGGGGTTAACCCGGGAAATCCTCAACACGATGAACTCATCGGTTCAGGAAGCCGAGCTTTTATCCCAGACCCAGGAAATCACGGAATGGCGGGTGCAGCTCAGCTCCGGGGAGGCTGTGCCGGAGCTGGTCCATCACCTCAGCGGGATGGGGATCGGGGTTTATGAAGTGGTTTCCCTGCAGCCTCATTTAGAAGAGGTCTTTATGCATTGGGTGGAGCGAAAGGAGAAAGATCATGCTGTCCATCATTAA
- a CDS encoding MarR family winged helix-turn-helix transcriptional regulator encodes MLHSKQFVVQHYNLIGIERDKSMKSIHKDKKEIGFQIRSLNHLIKRHVENSANFQYAKSITGTNSWIIAYLAENRDKDIFQKDIEEMFTVNRSTTSKVLKLMEQKELIERRSVPDDARLKKLVLTPKALALHQSIVEDIDSLEAMLIQGFTEEEIQQFNAYIERMKENLTGKRADDGQSKQL; translated from the coding sequence ATGTTGCATAGCAAACAATTCGTTGTGCAACATTATAATCTTATTGGCATAGAGAGGGATAAAAGCATGAAATCAATCCATAAAGACAAAAAAGAGATAGGCTTTCAGATTCGTTCTCTTAATCATCTGATTAAACGGCATGTGGAGAACTCGGCAAACTTTCAATATGCAAAAAGCATTACCGGAACGAACAGCTGGATTATAGCCTATCTGGCGGAAAACAGGGATAAGGATATCTTTCAGAAAGATATCGAAGAGATGTTTACAGTGAATCGGTCCACGACCTCAAAAGTGCTGAAGCTTATGGAGCAGAAAGAGCTTATTGAGCGCCGGAGTGTACCCGATGATGCCCGTCTGAAAAAGCTGGTGCTTACGCCTAAGGCCCTGGCTCTTCACCAAAGTATCGTTGAGGATATCGACAGCCTGGAAGCCATGCTGATTCAAGGTTTTACGGAAGAGGAAATTCAGCAATTCAATGCTTATATCGAGAGGATGAAAGAAAACTTAACAGGTAAAAGAGCTGACGACGGTCAGAGTAAGCAGTTATAA
- a CDS encoding ABC transporter ATP-binding protein has product MGEVVICAANDVSFQVKSGELCIILGPSGAGKTTVLNLLGGIDTATSGRILFNGKEITAMNDLELTDYRRHKIGFVFQFYNLIPNLTAIENVELARQVCKSPLEPEEALRIVGLQDRIHNFPAQLSGGEQQRVAIARAVCKNPDLLLCDEPTGALDTETGKTVLKVLADVSRQMGKTVIIITHNSLLAPIADRLIEMKNGAISNEHLEKSPLDLEGIPW; this is encoded by the coding sequence ATGGGAGAAGTCGTCATTTGTGCGGCAAATGATGTGTCCTTTCAGGTGAAGAGCGGTGAGCTTTGTATCATACTCGGCCCCTCCGGCGCAGGCAAGACCACGGTGCTTAATCTGCTGGGCGGCATAGATACAGCCACATCCGGGAGAATTCTCTTTAACGGCAAGGAGATTACCGCTATGAACGATCTGGAATTGACCGATTACCGCAGACACAAGATTGGTTTCGTTTTTCAGTTTTATAACCTGATTCCTAATCTTACTGCTATTGAAAACGTGGAGCTGGCCAGGCAAGTCTGCAAATCCCCCCTCGAGCCGGAAGAGGCCCTGAGAATTGTGGGTTTGCAGGATAGGATTCATAATTTCCCGGCCCAGCTTTCCGGCGGGGAGCAGCAGCGGGTTGCTATCGCAAGAGCTGTCTGCAAAAACCCTGACCTGCTTCTCTGCGATGAACCCACCGGCGCCCTTGATACGGAAACAGGCAAAACTGTATTGAAAGTATTAGCGGATGTGAGCCGCCAAATGGGTAAAACCGTAATCATCATTACCCACAATTCTCTGCTCGCACCCATCGCCGACCGCTTGATTGAGATGAAGAACGGGGCGATCAGCAACGAACACCTTGAAAAATCGCCCCTTGATCTGGAGGGGATCCCATGGTAA
- a CDS encoding ABC transporter permease, with translation MLSIIKLTFREILSRRIFFITLLMTLAFLIFFGVTNHYAAQGFIQAMHGFDSTNTVIQNSIRSQIIMMGLNFSSMILALLTILSTVGGVAGEIENHQIDTILARPLPRRSYVLGKFLGLGTVVVVYALSLFVGVLLINQLTGGDIAARLEPSSVIQGGLIFVLSPLLIVAAGLWLSTRMSTINSGIILIILYGVGFVGGLVEQIGTLLNNPSLINTGIASSLIFPYNALFRKTDALLTDSGNGAMAMLNGGAGSELSNLMLGYGVFYALALLFWAIRHFEQRDV, from the coding sequence ATGCTGTCCATCATTAAGCTGACCTTCAGGGAGATTCTTTCGCGGCGGATCTTTTTCATCACCTTGCTCATGACCCTCGCTTTTTTGATCTTCTTTGGGGTGACCAATCATTATGCTGCCCAAGGCTTTATTCAAGCCATGCACGGTTTTGACAGCACCAACACAGTTATCCAAAACTCCATACGTTCCCAGATTATTATGATGGGGCTTAATTTTTCCAGCATGATTCTGGCCCTGCTCACCATCCTCTCCACAGTGGGAGGAGTAGCCGGGGAAATTGAAAACCATCAGATCGACACGATCCTGGCCCGTCCCCTCCCCCGCCGTTCTTATGTCTTAGGAAAATTCCTCGGCTTGGGAACCGTAGTCGTGGTTTATGCCCTCAGCTTATTCGTTGGTGTACTGCTGATTAATCAGCTGACCGGCGGGGATATTGCCGCCCGCCTTGAACCTTCCTCTGTTATTCAAGGGGGGCTGATCTTCGTCCTATCCCCTCTCCTCATCGTCGCCGCAGGTTTATGGCTGAGTACCCGTATGAGCACGATCAACAGCGGCATCATTCTCATTATTCTCTATGGGGTAGGCTTTGTAGGCGGGCTGGTGGAACAGATCGGAACCCTGCTCAATAACCCGTCCTTAATCAACACAGGCATCGCCTCCAGCCTCATCTTTCCCTATAATGCTCTCTTTCGCAAAACCGATGCTTTGCTGACCGATTCCGGAAACGGCGCCATGGCCATGTTGAATGGCGGGGCAGGGAGTGAGCTCAGCAACCTGATGCTCGGATATGGGGTCTTCTATGCCCTGGCTTTGTTGTTCTGGGCAATCCGCCATTTCGAGCAGCGGGATGTTTGA